A single Nocardioides bizhenqiangii DNA region contains:
- a CDS encoding response regulator transcription factor: MTRVLVVEDEESYSDALAYMLRKEGFEVAIAADGNAALTEFDRNGADIVLLDLMLPGIPGTEVCRTIRQTSNVPVIMVSAKDDEVDKVVGLELGADDYVTKPYSPRELVARIRAVLRRGTETDLLPDTLEAGPVRMDVERHVVTVDGVEQRLPLKEFELLEMFLRNPGRVLTRGQLIDRVWGSDYVGDTKTLDVHVKRLRAKLEPEPGEPKYLVTVRGLGYKLDV, encoded by the coding sequence GTGACACGGGTACTCGTCGTCGAAGACGAAGAGAGCTACAGCGACGCCCTCGCCTACATGCTCCGCAAGGAAGGCTTCGAGGTGGCGATCGCCGCCGACGGCAACGCTGCGCTCACCGAGTTCGACCGCAACGGCGCCGACATCGTGCTGCTGGACCTGATGCTCCCCGGCATCCCCGGCACGGAGGTGTGCCGCACCATCCGGCAGACGTCGAACGTGCCGGTGATCATGGTGAGCGCCAAGGACGACGAGGTCGACAAGGTGGTCGGGCTCGAGCTCGGCGCCGACGACTACGTCACCAAGCCCTACTCACCGCGTGAGCTGGTCGCCCGAATCCGCGCCGTGCTCCGTCGTGGCACCGAGACCGACCTGTTGCCCGACACCCTGGAGGCCGGACCGGTCCGGATGGACGTCGAGCGCCACGTCGTGACCGTCGACGGCGTGGAGCAGCGGCTGCCGCTCAAGGAGTTCGAGCTCCTCGAGATGTTCCTCCGCAACCCCGGCCGGGTGCTCACCCGCGGCCAGCTCATCGACCGGGTCTGGGGCTCCGACTACGTCGGCGACACCAAGACCCTCGACGTGCACGTCAAGCGGCTGCGCGCCAAGCTCGAGCCCGAGCCGGGCGAGCCGAAGTACCTCGTCACCGTGCGCGGGCTCGGCTACAAGCTGGATGTCTGA
- a CDS encoding sensor histidine kinase — protein sequence MDPTTQAFLAGLLGSVIAGAAVLAWHISDRQQHRQPPVDEPLVPPGVATVLSVLRSSAVVVDDHDVVVKASAPAFAMGFVRGSSLVSEELNTLVQEVRRDGQIREAELIVTRQSGPPRNVSARVAPLGSRLVLALVEDRTRERRIEAVRRDFVANVSHELKTPVGAIKLLAEAVQDAADDPEAVHRFASRMLTESDRLALLVQQVIELSRLQGDEPLESPEPVSLDEVISVAVDTSAMDAGAKDIKVLVEGEPGIAVLGNEEQVAAAVANLVANAVHYSDPGSKVLVSTRSDDGFVEISVVDQGIGIPKDEIDRIFERFYRVDPARHRSTGGTGLGLSIVKHVAATHGGDVRVWSVEGQGSTFTLTLPLHVAYDEEQPMLPVTPTTPALAQVAGAADRPQDQEERP from the coding sequence GTGGATCCGACGACTCAGGCGTTCCTCGCCGGGCTGCTCGGCTCCGTCATTGCGGGCGCCGCTGTGCTCGCCTGGCACATCTCGGACCGCCAGCAGCACCGACAGCCCCCGGTGGACGAGCCGTTGGTGCCCCCCGGCGTGGCGACCGTGCTCTCCGTGCTGCGGAGCAGCGCGGTGGTCGTCGACGACCACGACGTCGTGGTCAAGGCCTCCGCCCCGGCGTTCGCGATGGGCTTCGTCCGCGGCTCAAGCCTGGTGTCGGAAGAGCTCAACACGCTGGTCCAGGAGGTACGCCGTGACGGCCAGATCCGGGAGGCGGAGCTCATCGTCACCCGCCAGTCCGGCCCGCCGCGCAACGTCAGCGCCCGAGTGGCGCCGCTCGGATCCCGCCTCGTCCTCGCCCTGGTCGAGGACCGCACCCGCGAGCGCCGGATCGAGGCGGTACGACGAGACTTCGTCGCGAACGTGAGCCACGAGCTGAAGACCCCCGTCGGTGCGATCAAGCTGCTGGCCGAGGCCGTGCAGGACGCGGCCGACGATCCCGAGGCCGTGCACCGGTTCGCGAGCCGGATGCTGACCGAGAGCGACCGGCTCGCGCTCCTGGTCCAGCAGGTCATCGAGCTCTCCCGACTCCAGGGTGACGAACCGCTCGAGTCGCCCGAGCCCGTCTCCCTCGACGAGGTGATCTCGGTCGCGGTCGACACGAGCGCGATGGACGCCGGCGCCAAGGACATCAAGGTGCTGGTGGAGGGCGAGCCCGGCATCGCCGTGCTCGGCAACGAGGAGCAGGTCGCCGCCGCCGTCGCCAACCTGGTCGCCAACGCCGTCCACTACTCCGACCCCGGCTCGAAGGTCCTGGTCTCGACCAGGTCCGACGACGGGTTCGTCGAGATCTCGGTGGTCGACCAGGGCATCGGCATCCCCAAGGACGAGATCGACCGGATCTTCGAGCGGTTCTACCGCGTCGATCCGGCCCGCCACCGCTCGACGGGCGGCACCGGGCTGGGCCTGTCGATCGTGAAGCACGTTGCTGCCACCCACGGTGGCGACGTCCGCGTGTGGTCGGTGGAGGGCCAGGGGTCGACGTTCACCCTCACCCTCCCGCTCCACGTGGCGTACGACGAGGAGCAGCCCATGCTCCCCGTCACCCCGACGACCCCCGCACTGGCGCAGGTCGCCGGCGCGGCGGATCGCCCACAAGATCAGGAGGAACGCCCGTGA
- a CDS encoding UbiA family prenyltransferase — MGVDRDEGAIEDVDEELDDELDDDVDPDVPDDDGTDDDTDDDGTDDDTGDDVEVVQQQTASPGFFGRLQWTPLLLVQAAHAKQAIVTALVMGGVAVLADRPAQEAGVVLLTVLVGQTILGWHNDIVDKARDEAHRTPRKPIADGRLDPGAAWYAIVVAALILVPLSITTGITAGAIYLVSVCVGMLGNVVLRTGFFSWVTWAVSFAMLPAYLSYGGWGGQAVGEPPETAITILAALLGIGVHFMRAVWGLVADHEDGWTYLPLKLGLKLGATRLLALSTLYTVGIAVALGVVGYQQGLSQ; from the coding sequence ATGGGAGTGGACCGCGACGAGGGCGCGATCGAGGACGTCGACGAGGAGCTCGACGACGAGCTCGACGACGACGTCGACCCGGACGTCCCCGACGACGACGGCACCGACGACGACACCGACGACGACGGCACCGACGACGACACCGGCGACGACGTGGAGGTCGTGCAGCAGCAGACGGCCTCCCCGGGGTTCTTCGGCAGGCTGCAGTGGACCCCGCTGCTCCTGGTGCAGGCTGCGCACGCCAAGCAGGCGATCGTCACCGCGCTCGTCATGGGCGGCGTCGCCGTGCTGGCGGACCGACCCGCACAGGAGGCAGGCGTCGTCCTCCTGACCGTGCTCGTCGGCCAGACGATCCTCGGCTGGCACAACGACATCGTCGACAAGGCGCGCGACGAGGCGCACCGCACGCCGCGCAAGCCGATCGCCGACGGCCGCCTCGACCCCGGCGCCGCGTGGTACGCGATCGTCGTCGCGGCCCTGATCCTGGTCCCGTTGTCGATCACCACCGGCATCACGGCCGGCGCGATCTACCTGGTCTCGGTGTGCGTCGGCATGCTCGGCAACGTCGTCCTGCGCACGGGGTTCTTCTCGTGGGTCACCTGGGCGGTCTCCTTCGCCATGCTGCCGGCCTACCTGTCGTACGGCGGCTGGGGCGGCCAGGCGGTCGGCGAGCCGCCGGAGACGGCGATCACGATCCTCGCCGCGCTGCTCGGCATCGGCGTCCACTTCATGCGGGCGGTGTGGGGCCTGGTCGCCGACCACGAGGACGGCTGGACCTACCTGCCGCTCAAGCTGGGCCTCAAGCTGGGCGCGACCCGCCTGCTGGCGCTCTCGACCCTCTACACCGTCGGGATCGCCGTCGCCCTGGGGGTCGTCGGATACCAGCAGGGTCTGTCGCAGTGA
- the phoU gene encoding phosphate signaling complex protein PhoU, giving the protein MREAYHDQLDSIFDDLAGICRRVETAVGLATQALMSGDAAIAERVISEDVEIDLARERVEGSAFSLLSLQQPVATDLRTIVAALRMVSELERMGDLSVHVAKVARLRVPEIAVPEDIRPTVQRMATVAEDMVKRVREVIIGRDVEAAIALGRDDEEMDGLRRRSFAELLSDDWTHGVEAAVDVALLGRYYERIADHAVSIANRVVFVVTGHNPTALAEQ; this is encoded by the coding sequence ATGCGCGAGGCCTACCACGACCAGCTCGACTCGATCTTCGACGACCTCGCCGGGATCTGCCGGCGCGTCGAGACCGCTGTCGGGCTCGCCACCCAAGCCCTGATGAGCGGCGACGCCGCGATCGCCGAGCGGGTGATCAGCGAGGACGTCGAGATCGACCTCGCTCGAGAGCGCGTCGAGGGCTCGGCGTTCAGCCTGCTCTCGTTGCAGCAGCCCGTCGCCACCGACCTGCGCACGATCGTGGCGGCGCTGCGGATGGTGAGCGAGCTGGAGCGGATGGGCGACCTCTCGGTGCACGTCGCGAAGGTGGCCCGCCTCCGGGTGCCGGAGATCGCGGTTCCTGAGGACATCCGGCCGACGGTCCAGCGGATGGCCACCGTTGCCGAGGACATGGTCAAGCGAGTTCGCGAGGTCATCATCGGCCGCGACGTCGAGGCCGCGATCGCGCTCGGGAGAGACGACGAGGAGATGGACGGCCTGCGCCGCCGGAGCTTCGCCGAGCTGCTCTCCGACGACTGGACCCACGGCGTCGAGGCGGCGGTCGACGTCGCGCTGCTCGGCCGCTACTACGAGCGGATCGCCGACCACGCGGTGTCGATCGCCAACCGCGTCGTCTTCGTCGTCACCGGCCACAACCCGACCGCGCTGGCCGAGCAGTAG
- a CDS encoding phosphoglyceromutase, which yields MTYTLILLRHGESEWNAKNLFTGWVDVPLTEKGRAEAVRGGEQLVAAGLAPTVVHTSLQRRAINTAALALDAAERHWIPVRRSWRLNERHYGALQGKDKKQTLEQYGEEQFMLWRRSFDVPPPPLDDDDEYSQVGDPRYADLGDEMPRTECLKDVIARMLPYWDGGIVPDLRAGHTVLVAAHGNSLRGIVKHLDQISDTDIAGLNIPTGMPLVYELAEDTLQPLKPGGDYLDPEAAAAAAAAVANQGK from the coding sequence ATGACCTACACGCTGATCCTGCTCCGCCACGGCGAGAGCGAGTGGAACGCGAAGAACCTCTTCACCGGCTGGGTCGACGTACCCCTGACCGAGAAGGGGCGCGCCGAGGCGGTCCGCGGCGGTGAGCAGCTGGTCGCGGCAGGCCTGGCGCCGACCGTGGTCCACACCAGCCTCCAGCGCCGCGCCATCAACACCGCTGCGCTCGCGCTCGACGCGGCCGAGCGGCACTGGATCCCCGTCCGCCGTTCGTGGCGGCTCAACGAGCGGCACTACGGCGCGCTGCAGGGCAAGGACAAGAAGCAGACGCTCGAGCAGTACGGCGAGGAGCAGTTCATGCTCTGGCGCCGCTCCTTCGACGTGCCGCCGCCGCCGCTCGACGACGACGACGAGTACTCACAGGTGGGCGACCCGCGCTACGCGGACCTCGGCGACGAGATGCCGCGCACCGAGTGCCTCAAGGACGTGATCGCACGGATGCTCCCCTACTGGGACGGGGGCATCGTCCCCGACCTGCGCGCCGGCCACACGGTGCTGGTCGCGGCGCACGGCAACAGCCTGCGCGGGATCGTCAAGCACCTCGACCAGATCAGCGACACCGACATCGCCGGGCTCAACATCCCGACCGGCATGCCCCTGGTCTACGAGCTCGCCGAGGACACCCTCCAACCCCTCAAGCCGGGCGGCGACTACCTGGACCCGGAGGCCGCCGCCGCCGCAGCAGCTGCTGTCGCCAACCAAGGCAAGTAG
- a CDS encoding DMT family transporter yields the protein MQSRPVLPVLAVATTLVFWASAFVAIRHLADDFSAGPLTLARIGIAAIALTFLALRHGRPRPTRRQWVSITVIGVLWFSIYHLALNQGEVWVDAGTAAMLLQVSPVLVAVLAVMFLGERFTAPLVIGLVVAFAGVALIGLSGNGDSGVDSGKMLLGALLCVVSAVTYSVSLIMQKPLLTDLSAVHITWLACVIGSITCLPFAPSLWAEASDAPASSLLWLVYLGVFPTAIAFTTYAYALRHMTASSLGVTTYLVPPITIVMALVFLGETPPTVAYVGGALALVGVAITRRSPASKPTADAAKEPAPA from the coding sequence GTGCAGTCCCGCCCGGTCCTCCCCGTCCTCGCTGTCGCAACCACCCTCGTCTTCTGGGCGTCGGCCTTCGTCGCGATCCGGCACCTCGCCGACGACTTCTCGGCGGGGCCGCTGACCCTGGCCCGGATCGGCATCGCGGCGATCGCCCTCACCTTCCTCGCGCTCCGTCACGGCCGGCCGCGACCGACCCGACGGCAATGGGTGTCGATCACGGTGATCGGGGTGCTGTGGTTCTCGATCTACCACCTCGCCCTCAACCAGGGCGAGGTCTGGGTCGACGCCGGCACCGCAGCCATGCTGCTGCAGGTCTCCCCGGTGCTCGTGGCCGTGCTCGCAGTGATGTTCCTCGGCGAGCGGTTCACGGCACCGCTGGTCATCGGCCTGGTCGTCGCGTTCGCGGGCGTGGCCCTGATCGGGCTGTCCGGCAACGGCGACAGCGGCGTCGACTCGGGCAAGATGCTGCTCGGCGCGCTGCTCTGCGTGGTGTCCGCGGTGACCTACTCGGTCAGCCTGATCATGCAGAAGCCGTTGCTCACCGACCTGTCCGCCGTCCACATCACCTGGCTGGCCTGCGTCATCGGCTCCATCACCTGCCTGCCGTTCGCGCCGTCCTTGTGGGCCGAGGCGAGCGACGCGCCGGCCTCGTCACTGCTCTGGCTGGTCTACCTCGGCGTCTTCCCCACCGCGATCGCGTTCACGACGTACGCATATGCACTGCGGCACATGACCGCGTCGTCCCTCGGCGTGACGACCTACCTGGTGCCGCCGATCACCATCGTGATGGCGCTGGTGTTCCTCGGCGAGACCCCGCCGACGGTGGCGTACGTCGGCGGCGCGCTCGCGCTCGTCGGTGTCGCGATCACGCGCCGGTCTCCTGCCAGCAAGCCGACGGCCGACGCGGCGAAAGAGCCGGCCCCCGCCTGA